In the Streptomyces fradiae ATCC 10745 = DSM 40063 genome, one interval contains:
- a CDS encoding ABC transporter ATP-binding protein, with the protein MAGPGMMRPGGGPGDRSADFKGSLRRLLRQLLRERAALWVMVATGVLSVALSVVGPKILGWATDLVFAGVVGRDMEEGRTKQEVVAALREKGDDGLADMLSGVDFTPGRGIDFDAVGEVLLLALAVYTVAGLLMLVSTRMSIKVINRTVYRLREDVQAKLERLPLSYFDRAQRGEVLSRATNDIDNIGQTMQQTMGQLINSVLTILGVLAMMFWISPLLALVALVTVPVSVVVAARVGKRSQPQFARQWKATGALNAHVEEMYSGHALVKVFGRQEEAAREFREQNEELYEAGFRAQFNSGIMQPLMFFISNLNYVLVAVVGGLRVASGTLSIGDVQAFIQYSRQFSMPLTQVASMANLMQSGVASAERVFELLDADEQPRSPALERPAEVRGAVRLEKVSFRYEPDRPLIEDLSLDVAPGQTVAVVGPTGAGKTTLVNLLMRFYEVTGGRIVLDGVDVARMSREELRSSIGMVLQDTWLFGGTIAENIAYGAAAGRAVTREEIEAAARAAHADRFVRTLPDGYDTVIDDEGGGVSAGEKQLITIARAFLSDPVILVLDEATSSVDTRTEVLIQKAMARLAHGRTTFVIAHRLSTIRDADVILVMENGSIVEQGTHEELLATGGAYARLYAAQFAEAVAEVD; encoded by the coding sequence ATGGCCGGTCCTGGAATGATGCGGCCCGGCGGCGGTCCCGGTGACCGGTCGGCCGACTTCAAGGGGTCGCTGCGGCGGCTGCTGCGGCAGCTCCTGCGGGAGCGGGCCGCGCTGTGGGTGATGGTCGCGACCGGGGTGCTCAGCGTGGCGCTGTCGGTGGTCGGGCCGAAGATCCTCGGCTGGGCGACGGACCTGGTGTTCGCCGGGGTCGTCGGCCGCGACATGGAGGAGGGCCGCACCAAGCAGGAGGTCGTGGCGGCGCTTCGCGAGAAGGGCGACGACGGGCTCGCCGACATGCTGTCCGGCGTGGACTTCACGCCGGGCCGGGGCATCGACTTCGACGCGGTCGGCGAGGTGCTGCTGCTGGCGCTGGCCGTGTACACGGTCGCCGGGCTGCTGATGCTGGTGTCGACCCGCATGTCGATCAAGGTGATCAACCGGACGGTGTACCGGCTGCGCGAGGACGTGCAGGCGAAGCTGGAGCGGCTGCCGCTGTCGTACTTCGACCGCGCCCAGCGCGGCGAGGTGCTGAGCCGGGCGACGAACGACATCGACAACATCGGCCAGACCATGCAGCAGACCATGGGCCAGCTGATCAACTCGGTGCTGACGATCCTCGGCGTGCTCGCGATGATGTTCTGGATCTCACCGCTCCTGGCGCTGGTGGCGCTGGTGACCGTGCCGGTGTCGGTGGTCGTGGCGGCGCGGGTCGGCAAGCGCTCGCAGCCGCAGTTCGCCCGGCAGTGGAAGGCCACGGGCGCGCTGAACGCCCACGTCGAGGAGATGTACTCGGGCCACGCGCTGGTGAAGGTGTTCGGCCGGCAGGAGGAGGCCGCGCGGGAGTTCCGCGAGCAGAACGAGGAGCTGTACGAGGCCGGGTTCCGGGCGCAGTTCAACAGCGGGATCATGCAGCCGCTGATGTTCTTCATCTCGAACCTCAACTACGTGCTGGTGGCCGTCGTCGGCGGTCTGCGGGTGGCGTCCGGCACGCTGTCCATCGGCGACGTGCAGGCGTTCATCCAGTACTCGCGGCAGTTCTCGATGCCGCTCACCCAGGTCGCGTCGATGGCGAACCTGATGCAGTCCGGGGTGGCCTCCGCCGAGCGGGTCTTCGAACTGCTCGACGCCGACGAGCAGCCGAGGTCGCCCGCGCTGGAGCGGCCCGCCGAGGTGCGCGGGGCGGTGCGGCTGGAGAAGGTCTCCTTCCGCTACGAGCCCGACCGGCCGCTCATCGAGGACCTGTCGCTGGACGTGGCGCCGGGTCAGACGGTCGCCGTCGTCGGGCCGACCGGTGCGGGCAAGACCACGCTGGTCAACCTGCTGATGCGGTTCTACGAGGTGACCGGCGGCCGGATCGTGCTGGACGGCGTCGACGTGGCGCGGATGTCGCGGGAGGAGCTGCGCTCGTCCATCGGCATGGTGCTCCAGGACACCTGGCTGTTCGGCGGGACCATCGCGGAGAACATCGCGTACGGCGCCGCCGCGGGCCGTGCGGTGACCCGCGAGGAGATCGAGGCGGCGGCGCGGGCCGCGCACGCCGACCGGTTCGTGCGCACCCTGCCCGACGGGTACGACACGGTCATCGACGACGAGGGCGGCGGGGTCAGCGCGGGCGAGAAGCAGCTGATCACGATCGCGCGGGCGTTCCTGTCGGACCCGGTGATCCTGGTGCTGGACGAGGCGACCAGCTCGGTGGACACCCGTACGGAGGTGCTGATCCAGAAGGCGATGGCGCGCCTGGCCCACGGGCGGACGACGTTCGTCATCGCGCACCGGCTGTCGACGATCCGCGACGCGGACGTGATCCTGGTGATGGAGAACGGCTCCATCGTCGAGCAGGGCACGCACGAGGAGCTGCTGGCGACCGGGGGCGCGTACGCTCGCCTGTACGCCGCGCAGTTCGCGGAGGCGGTGGCCGAGGTCGACTGA
- the dnaG gene encoding DNA primase, with the protein MAGRINDDDVKAVRDAVPIDAVVSEYLQLRSAGGGNLKGLCPFHDEKSPSFQVSPSKGLFHCFGCQEGGDTIAFVMKIDHLSFSETVERLAARAGITLRYEEGGYNPTHQRGERIRLIEAHKAAAAYYAGQLAGAEAEIGRRFLAERGFDQAAAEHFGVGYSPAGWDHLTRYLRGKGFSDKELILSGLSQDGRRGPIDRFRGRLMWPIRDVGGDVVGFGARRLRDDDNGPKYLNTPETPIYRKSQVLYGIDLAKKDIAKASRAVVVEGYTDVMACHLAGVTTAIATCGTAFGGDHIKILRRLLMDNGSARVIFTFDGDAAGQKAALRAFEDDQKFAAETYIAIAPDGMDPCELRLVKGDDAVRELVEPRTPLFEFALRQIVGRYDLETPAGRAAALDEAAPIVARIKNVASQHEVAVELAGMLGILDTQFVVKRVAQLARWARERGGAPDGRARPGAGPRPGPRQPAGPAALGPAQPSFTGPALNLRSPAHRTERELLKLALQYPALVSPAFDAYGADEFTAPPYAAVRRTIAEAGGAAQGVDNAPDYLARVREAAADDTVRALVTELAVEAVLTRAVDEAYAGEQLVQVRLRAVDRRVREVQGSLARLGAHGDPERLAAVQNELWVLQQYAQSLRNHGASAL; encoded by the coding sequence GTGGCAGGCAGGATCAACGATGACGACGTGAAGGCGGTACGGGACGCCGTCCCGATCGACGCCGTCGTGTCCGAGTACCTCCAGCTGCGCAGCGCCGGGGGCGGCAACCTCAAGGGCCTGTGCCCCTTCCACGACGAGAAGTCCCCCTCCTTCCAGGTCAGCCCCAGCAAGGGTCTCTTCCACTGCTTCGGCTGCCAGGAGGGCGGGGACACCATCGCCTTCGTCATGAAGATCGACCACCTCTCCTTCTCGGAGACGGTCGAGCGCCTCGCCGCCCGCGCGGGGATCACCCTCCGCTACGAGGAGGGCGGCTACAACCCCACCCACCAGCGCGGGGAGCGCATCCGCCTGATCGAGGCGCACAAGGCCGCCGCCGCGTACTACGCCGGGCAGCTGGCCGGGGCGGAGGCGGAGATCGGGCGCCGCTTCCTCGCCGAGCGCGGCTTCGACCAGGCCGCCGCCGAGCACTTCGGCGTCGGCTACAGCCCGGCCGGCTGGGACCACCTCACGCGCTACCTGCGCGGCAAGGGCTTCTCCGACAAGGAGCTGATCCTCTCCGGGCTGTCGCAGGACGGCCGCCGGGGCCCCATCGACCGCTTCCGCGGCCGGCTCATGTGGCCCATCCGCGACGTCGGCGGCGACGTGGTCGGCTTCGGCGCCCGCCGCCTGCGCGACGACGACAACGGCCCCAAGTACCTCAACACCCCCGAGACGCCGATCTACCGCAAGTCGCAGGTGCTCTACGGGATCGACCTCGCCAAGAAGGACATCGCCAAGGCGAGCCGCGCCGTCGTGGTCGAGGGCTACACCGACGTCATGGCCTGCCACCTCGCCGGGGTGACCACCGCCATCGCGACCTGCGGCACGGCCTTCGGCGGCGATCACATCAAGATCCTGCGCCGGCTGCTGATGGACAACGGCTCGGCCCGCGTCATCTTCACCTTCGACGGCGACGCGGCCGGGCAGAAGGCGGCGCTGCGGGCGTTCGAGGACGACCAGAAGTTCGCCGCCGAGACCTACATCGCCATCGCCCCGGACGGCATGGACCCCTGCGAGCTGCGGCTGGTCAAGGGCGACGACGCCGTGCGGGAGCTGGTGGAGCCGCGCACCCCGCTGTTCGAGTTCGCGCTGCGGCAGATCGTGGGCCGCTACGACCTGGAGACCCCGGCCGGCCGGGCCGCCGCCCTGGACGAGGCGGCGCCGATCGTCGCCCGGATCAAGAACGTCGCCTCGCAGCACGAGGTGGCCGTCGAGCTGGCCGGGATGCTCGGCATCCTCGACACCCAGTTCGTCGTCAAGCGCGTCGCCCAGCTCGCCCGCTGGGCGCGGGAGCGCGGCGGCGCCCCCGACGGCCGCGCCCGCCCCGGCGCGGGCCCCCGCCCCGGCCCCCGGCAGCCCGCCGGGCCCGCCGCGCTCGGCCCCGCGCAGCCGTCCTTCACCGGCCCGGCCCTCAACCTGCGCAGCCCCGCCCACCGCACCGAGCGCGAGCTGCTGAAGCTCGCCCTCCAGTACCCGGCGCTGGTGTCCCCGGCCTTCGACGCCTACGGCGCCGACGAGTTCACCGCCCCCCCGTACGCGGCGGTGCGCCGCACCATCGCCGAGGCGGGCGGCGCCGCGCAGGGCGTGGACAACGCCCCCGACTACCTGGCGCGGGTGCGTGAGGCCGCCGCGGACGACACGGTCCGCGCGCTCGTCACGGAGCTGGCCGTGGAGGCCGTCCTCACCCGCGCGGTCGACGAGGCGTACGCCGGGGAGCAGCTGGTCCAGGTCCGGCTCCGCGCCGTCGACCGCCGGGTCCGCGAGGTGCAGGGCTCGCTGGCCCGGCTGGGCGCGCACGGCGACCCCGAGCGGCTGGCCGCCGTCCAGAACGAGCTGTGGGTCCTCCAGCAGTACGCCCAGTCGCTGCGCAACCACGGCGCTTCCGCCCTCTGA
- a CDS encoding ABC transporter ATP-binding protein: MLRQLLRIHLAPYKRAIALLVALQLVQTGATLYLPTLNADIIDKGVVTGDTGYILRYGGLMIAVSVVQVVGNVGAVLYGARTAAALGRDVRAAVFDRVQSFSARELGHFGAPSLITRTTNDVQQVQMLVLMAFTLMVSAPIMCVGGVVLALGQDVPLSAVLLAVVPVLGVSVSLIVLRMRPLFRLMQERLDTVNRVLREQITGNRVIRAFVRDAYERERFKGANTELTDVSMSAGRLMALMFPTVMTVVNFSSVAVVWFGAHRIADGEMQIGALTAFLAYLMQIVMAVMMATFMFMMVPRAEVCAERIEEVLRTETSVLPPASPVRELPRGGRLEIRGADFRYPGAEEPVLHGVDLAAGPGEVTAVIGSTGSGKSTLLGLVPRLFDVTGGRVLVNGVDVRELDPALIARTVGLVPQRPYLFSGTVATNLRYGRPDATDEELWRALETAQAADFVRELEGGLNAPVSQGGTNVSGGQRQRLAIARTLVQRPEIYLFDDSFSALDYSTDAALRAALARETADATVVIVAQRVSTIRDADRIVVLDEGRVVGVGRHHDLMAENETYREIVLSQLTEAEAA; this comes from the coding sequence GTGCTTCGACAACTACTCCGCATCCATCTGGCACCGTACAAACGGGCCATAGCCTTACTGGTGGCGCTCCAGCTCGTGCAGACGGGCGCCACCCTCTATCTGCCGACGCTCAACGCCGACATCATCGACAAGGGCGTCGTCACCGGCGACACCGGCTACATCCTGCGGTACGGCGGTCTGATGATCGCCGTGTCCGTGGTGCAGGTCGTGGGGAACGTCGGCGCGGTCCTCTACGGCGCCCGGACGGCCGCGGCGCTGGGCCGGGACGTGCGGGCGGCGGTCTTCGACCGGGTCCAGTCGTTCTCGGCGCGGGAGCTGGGCCACTTCGGCGCGCCGTCGCTGATCACCCGGACGACCAACGACGTCCAGCAGGTGCAGATGCTGGTCCTGATGGCGTTCACGCTGATGGTGTCGGCGCCGATCATGTGCGTGGGCGGGGTGGTGCTGGCGCTCGGGCAGGACGTGCCGCTCTCGGCGGTGCTGCTGGCCGTGGTGCCCGTGCTGGGCGTCTCGGTGTCGCTGATCGTGCTCCGCATGCGGCCGCTGTTCCGCCTGATGCAGGAGCGGCTGGACACGGTGAACCGGGTGCTCCGGGAGCAGATCACCGGCAACCGGGTCATCCGCGCGTTCGTGCGGGACGCCTACGAGCGGGAACGGTTCAAGGGCGCCAACACCGAGCTGACCGACGTGTCGATGTCGGCGGGCCGGCTGATGGCGCTGATGTTCCCGACCGTGATGACGGTGGTGAACTTCTCCAGCGTCGCCGTGGTGTGGTTCGGCGCGCACCGGATCGCCGACGGGGAGATGCAGATCGGCGCGCTGACGGCGTTCCTGGCGTATCTGATGCAGATCGTGATGGCCGTGATGATGGCCACCTTCATGTTCATGATGGTGCCGCGGGCCGAGGTGTGCGCCGAGCGCATCGAGGAGGTGCTCCGCACGGAGACCAGCGTGCTGCCGCCCGCGTCGCCGGTGCGGGAGCTGCCGCGCGGCGGCCGGCTGGAGATCCGCGGCGCCGACTTCCGCTATCCGGGCGCCGAGGAGCCGGTGCTGCACGGCGTCGACCTGGCGGCCGGGCCGGGCGAGGTGACCGCCGTGATCGGCTCGACCGGCAGCGGCAAGTCGACGCTGCTGGGGCTGGTGCCGCGGCTGTTCGACGTGACGGGCGGCCGGGTGCTGGTCAACGGCGTCGACGTGCGCGAGCTGGACCCGGCGCTGATCGCCCGCACGGTGGGCCTCGTCCCGCAGCGGCCCTACCTGTTCTCGGGGACGGTCGCGACGAACCTCCGCTACGGCCGGCCGGACGCGACCGACGAGGAGCTGTGGCGGGCCCTGGAGACGGCCCAGGCCGCCGACTTCGTACGGGAGCTGGAGGGCGGGCTGAACGCCCCCGTCTCGCAGGGCGGGACCAATGTGTCCGGCGGGCAGCGGCAGCGGCTGGCGATCGCGCGGACGCTGGTGCAGCGGCCGGAGATCTACCTGTTCGACGACTCGTTCTCGGCGCTGGACTACAGCACCGACGCGGCCCTGCGGGCGGCGCTGGCGCGGGAGACCGCCGACGCGACCGTGGTGATCGTCGCCCAGCGGGTCTCCACGATCCGCGACGCCGACCGGATCGTCGTCCTCGACGAGGGCCGGGTCGTGGGCGTCGGACGGCACCACGACCTGATGGCGGAGAACGAGACGTACCGGGAGATCGTGCTCTCCCAGCTGACCGAGGCGGAGGCAGCCTGA
- a CDS encoding RNA polymerase sigma factor — translation MQTQTLTDVAPVPDTPVRDALAGVPVQGDPVQGVPVQGDPARGGTAPGGTGPDALQDHPGALPEPEPGRGDGPGPEPEAEPAPSSVAATAATAADRAAAPASDLFRQYLREIGRIPLLTAAEEVELARRVEAGLFAEEKLARTPDLDTRLALDLDRLVVRGRMAKRRLIEANLRLVVSVAKRYAGRGLTMLDLVQEGNLGLIRAVEKFDYARGYKFSTYATWWIRQAMSRALADQGRTIRVPVHVVELINRVVRVQRGLLQERGREPTAEEVAARLGLPPERIGEVLRLAQEPVSLHTPVGGEDDVALGDLIEDGDAASPAESAAFLLLREHLEAVLSILGEREREVVQLRYGLADGRPRTLEEIGRLFGVTRERIRQIESKTLGKLRDHAYAEQLRGYLD, via the coding sequence GTGCAGACCCAGACCCTGACCGATGTCGCCCCCGTGCCGGACACCCCCGTGCGGGACGCGCTCGCGGGCGTCCCCGTCCAGGGCGACCCCGTCCAGGGCGTCCCCGTCCAGGGCGACCCCGCCCGGGGCGGGACCGCGCCGGGCGGGACGGGCCCGGACGCCCTCCAGGACCACCCCGGCGCCCTCCCCGAGCCGGAGCCCGGCCGGGGTGACGGGCCGGGGCCCGAGCCGGAAGCGGAGCCCGCGCCTTCCTCGGTGGCAGCCACCGCCGCCACCGCCGCCGACCGGGCGGCGGCCCCGGCGTCGGACCTGTTCCGCCAGTACCTCCGCGAGATCGGCCGCATCCCGCTCCTGACCGCCGCGGAGGAGGTCGAGCTGGCCCGGCGTGTGGAGGCGGGGCTGTTCGCCGAGGAGAAGCTGGCCCGCACCCCGGACCTCGACACCCGCCTCGCCCTCGACCTCGACCGGCTCGTCGTGCGCGGCCGGATGGCCAAGCGGCGCCTGATCGAGGCGAACCTGCGGCTCGTCGTCTCCGTAGCCAAGCGGTACGCCGGCCGGGGCCTGACCATGCTGGACCTCGTCCAGGAGGGCAACCTCGGGCTGATCCGCGCCGTCGAGAAGTTCGACTACGCGCGGGGCTACAAGTTCTCCACGTACGCCACCTGGTGGATCCGCCAGGCCATGTCGCGGGCCCTCGCGGACCAGGGCCGGACGATCCGCGTGCCGGTCCACGTGGTGGAGCTGATCAACCGCGTCGTGCGGGTGCAGCGCGGCCTGCTCCAGGAGCGCGGGCGGGAGCCGACCGCCGAGGAGGTCGCCGCCCGCCTCGGCCTGCCGCCCGAGCGGATCGGGGAGGTGCTGAGGCTCGCCCAGGAGCCCGTCTCCCTGCACACGCCCGTGGGCGGTGAGGACGACGTGGCCCTGGGCGACCTCATCGAGGACGGCGACGCCGCCTCCCCGGCGGAGAGCGCGGCGTTCCTGCTGCTGCGGGAGCACCTGGAGGCGGTCCTGTCCATCCTGGGCGAGCGGGAACGGGAGGTCGTCCAGCTCCGCTACGGGCTCGCCGACGGGCGGCCCCGCACCCTGGAGGAGATCGGACGCCTCTTCGGCGTGACGCGCGAGCGCATCCGCCAGATCGAGTCCAAGACCCTCGGCAAGCTGCGGGACCACGCCTACGCCGAGCAGCTGCGCGGCTACCTGGACTGA